In Xenorhabdus griffiniae, the genomic window CAATAGAAATAAGTAGCAGGATCGCCAACCAAAATAGTGAGCAATCATTCCGCCAATCATGGGAGCGGCCAGAGGACTAACCAATATAGCCATATTCAGCAAGCTATTGGCATAACGTAACGTCATGCCAGTATATAAATCCCGCGGCATAGTACGCACCATTACGCCTGCCACGCCAGTGCCCAATCCCTGTAATGCACTCGCAATCACCAGTACCAGCAAGTTTGGAGCAAACAGGGCACATATCGTTGCCCCCAGATAAATCGACATGCCGACCAAAATTACAGGACGACGTCCCACCTTGTCAGATAGCGGCCCATAAAAAAGTTGTGAAAATCCGTAAGAAAACAGATATGCCGCCATCACCTGCTGAACTTCTCCCGCTGGTTTATTAAGATCACTTGCCATATCAGCAATAACTGGTACATAGATTGTTTGCGTCATCTGCCCTACAGCGGCCAGGGCAATTAACATCAACAATAAATTAAAGTGTTCTATTTTTTTCATCGCACTTTATTCAACCACTCATTACAAACAGCCATAGTGAACCCCTCAAGCCCTTAATAAAGAACCTGATAATTAACTTCACTATACCAATCGCCTTTCAAGATGCGTCTTATATCTCCCCGCTAGCGGGGAGATATAAACAATCACCTTGATTTGCAAGCTGCAACTTGGAGTTGGGTTGGTATAGATAGATCATTTGGTAAATCTATATTTTTTCTTTGCAGTATACAATTTTATATGAAGAAAAAATTACAGATATATCACCCATATATGTCAATAAAAATGTACATATTAGACCATGATATTGGCAAAAACCCAGTTAATCGAACTGTAACACGTAATCGATAATTCTATCTCATGTAATCACGTAGAATCGTTACAAAAAATCATCAATTTGTGTAGAGAGGTTAATCGTAATGACAAACTGGGTTACAGGAAAAGTTACCGACATAACCAACTGGACTGATTCGCTTTTCAGCATCAAAATTCATGCACCAATAGAAAAATTCACTGCCGGACAATTTGCAAAACTTGCCCTAAAAATTGGGGAGGAACGTATCCAACGGGCTTATTCCTATGTCAACGCTCCCGATGACAATAATCTGGAATTTTATTTGGTTACCGTTCCTGAAGGAAAACTCAGTCCTCGATTGGCTGCACTAAAAATTGGTGATGAATTACTGGTAACAGAGAAAGCGGCTGGTTTTTTCGTTCTTGATGAGATCCCTGACTGCCAAACACTCTGGATGCTTTCCACTGGCACCGCTATTGGACCTTACCTTTCCATCCTCCAGCAAGGAACCGATCTGGAACGATTCGAAAATATCGTTTTGGTTCATGCTGCCAGATGGGGAACGGATTTAAGCTATTTACCGATGATGCAAGAATTAGAGAAAAAATTTCAGGGTAAACTGAGAATACAGACCATCGTCAGCCGAGAAAAATGGCCAAATTCACTTATGGGCAGAATTCCAGCATTAATTGAAAATGGCGAATTGGAATCGGCTGTTGGTTTACCCATTCAGGCAGAAAACAGCCATGTCATGCTGTGCGGGAATCCCCAAATGGTCAGGGATACCCAGCAACTACTAAAAGAGCAGCGTAATATGGCAAAACATCTGCGTCGTAAACCAGGCCATATCACCAGCGAGCAATACTGGTAATCAGTTTTCCTTGGCAGAAATATAATCAACCGTTTCTGCCATCTCACCAAAACGATTAGCGCCTTCTGTACCACGGAATACACCACAATCCAATATCATCATGACAAAAATCAGGGTTGGAACAAAACGACCAATTCCCCACTGCCATATTGGTGCCATTGCGTTCCAGTCAAGGGACAACAATATCCAGGCCAGTACACATAGTAACATCCAGCCACCCCGTTTATTCCGGTCATGCAGGCGCTTCGAAAAAATTGCCGCAGTTGGATACAATAGCAAAGCAACACCGACCGCCGCATAATTCATGGGGAGGAGATCCATTCCATGCAGTGTCAGAAGGATAAAGATCAAGGCGAAACAAATAGCTATGCCGATCCAAAACTCTCGCCTTCCAATTCGGCCTTTGAATGAAAATCCCCATTGTTGTAATGTCATGTACTCTTTTCCAATTGTGGATGCTGTTTTTCCAGGATTTAACTCAGTGAGTAATTAAAATGAAAACAGGCATAAATAAACTTCTGGTGACAATTTTAATCGCTTTTAGCATCGGTTTACCATTCTCAGCCGCTGCCGATGAGTCTTCAGTCACACCAGAAATAAACTCACCGTTAATGTATCTGCTGCCAGATTCCCCTACTTTCGAAGACACCATCCCTGTCTTTCGGGAGAAATTCAACAAAAAACACCCGGATACTCCTCTGTACGAATATCGGGTGATTGCAAGCACAGATATTTCTCAACCTTTCATCCGTGCCGCCAGTAAAATCAATGACAAAATTTACTCTTCAGCGGTACTGGAACGAGGCAGCGAAAAAATTAAAAGTCTGCAAATTACCTTGCTGCCATCACAAAATAAACGAGAAGATGAACAAAACCGTATACTGGCAAAGCAATATATCACAGCCCTGATCAGCCAATTCGAACCGACCTTTTCTCCTGAACAAGCCAACATTCAATTGGAAAGGCTTTTGCAGACAGCAGAAAACCGAACTGCTTTCAGTCAAAAAATGGGAGCAATGCGCTATATCATCGTAAACAGCAGCGAAAATATAATGACCTTCGCAATTGAACCGATTAAGCTATCGTTATCTGACACAGCAGCAAATGAAAATTAGTGACACAACGCAGAGCTATTCGCGTTGATGATCTTTATACTGTCGGGATTCCACTTACAGGGAATGACACCACCATAATGTCATTCAAAGAAAGAATATTCATTCAGTTCGCAATTTGATTATTTTCTGGTTGGAGGGAAAAATATGCGACATCCATTAGTTATGGGTAACTGGAAATTAAATGGCAGTACCCACATGGTTAACGACCTGATTGCAGGCCTGCGTAAAGAACTGAGCAACGTTGACGGCTGTGACGTCGCTATCGCACCACCAACAGTTTATGTTTCTCTGGCAAAAAATGCCCTGGC contains:
- the fpr gene encoding ferredoxin--NADP(+) reductase; the protein is MTNWVTGKVTDITNWTDSLFSIKIHAPIEKFTAGQFAKLALKIGEERIQRAYSYVNAPDDNNLEFYLVTVPEGKLSPRLAALKIGDELLVTEKAAGFFVLDEIPDCQTLWMLSTGTAIGPYLSILQQGTDLERFENIVLVHAARWGTDLSYLPMMQELEKKFQGKLRIQTIVSREKWPNSLMGRIPALIENGELESAVGLPIQAENSHVMLCGNPQMVRDTQQLLKEQRNMAKHLRRKPGHITSEQYW
- a CDS encoding DUF805 domain-containing protein; amino-acid sequence: MTLQQWGFSFKGRIGRREFWIGIAICFALIFILLTLHGMDLLPMNYAAVGVALLLYPTAAIFSKRLHDRNKRGGWMLLCVLAWILLSLDWNAMAPIWQWGIGRFVPTLIFVMMILDCGVFRGTEGANRFGEMAETVDYISAKEN
- a CDS encoding DUF1454 family protein; the protein is MKTGINKLLVTILIAFSIGLPFSAAADESSVTPEINSPLMYLLPDSPTFEDTIPVFREKFNKKHPDTPLYEYRVIASTDISQPFIRAASKINDKIYSSAVLERGSEKIKSLQITLLPSQNKREDEQNRILAKQYITALISQFEPTFSPEQANIQLERLLQTAENRTAFSQKMGAMRYIIVNSSENIMTFAIEPIKLSLSDTAANEN